The genomic segment ACTGGTGATCTTCCCCTTTACCGCCGAGAATTTCGCTTGGCGTATAAAACAGATCAATATTAGCGCGCCGCGCGTACAGCGTAAGAGCCAGCGTCACCGCCGCCCCGAAAACGACCACCATCGCCAGATAGAGACGGCTTTTACGACGCGGGTTCACTGAACTTTCTCCGGAGGGATCGCCGGCGTAGCGCGCAGGGCGCCCTGTCGCATCCGTTCGGCGCGCGCCTGCTGCCGACGAATGGCGCGCAGCAGGCGCGCCACGAGGGTATGTCCCAGCAACGCCGCCAGCGATAGCAGCGTGACGGCGACCGCTAGCCAAACGTAAAAGGCGTAGCCGCCCATCACCAGAAAGGCCGGCCAGGAAGAAAATGCCGCG from the Candidatus Sodalis pierantonius str. SOPE genome contains:
- the ccmD gene encoding heme exporter protein CcmD, translating into MNAAFSSWPAFLVMGGYAFYVWLAVAVTLLSLAALLGHTLVARLLRAIRRQQARAERMRQGALRATPAIPPEKVQ